The Amblyomma americanum isolate KBUSLIRL-KWMA chromosome 6, ASM5285725v1, whole genome shotgun sequence genome has a window encoding:
- the LOC144094641 gene encoding uncharacterized protein LOC144094641, producing MRRQHIRGPLPACLVALASWGSALRTEAPANRTKVDEFVSSVAALPYLNPYLMPAVVLDTEWGGMLRVLNGRVEGARSLHRTDAVVVRLTSTVDLRTRLEMGPVTGVLGVVLTPARIVGPPFAASVIYRTRRSLSFEARAVSMNFSAGTEFESGKARLQALVVRKVLGMNATLDTMDSYGHVVNLFMSVLNRHAERVVRYLVEDVLRTVMAEVIRSADISADSLLKSFLRP from the exons ATGCGGCGGCAGCATATCCGTGGaccactgcctgcctgccttgtgGCTTTAGCCTCGTGGGGTTCCGCACTGCGAACGG AGGCACCCGCCAACCGCACCAAGGTCGACGAGTTCGTgtccagcgtggcggcgctgccctACCTGAACCCGTACTTGATGCCGGCGGTAGTTCTGGACACCGAGTGGGGCGGCATGCTACGCGTGCTCAACGGGCGCGTCGAAGGCGCGCGCAGCCTGCACCGCACCGACGCGGTGGTGGTGCGCCTGACCTCCACCGTCGACCTCCGCACCAGGCTCGAGATGGGCCCAGTGACAGGTGTGCTCGGCGTCGTGCTGACTCCGGCGCGCATCGTCGGACCTCCGTTCGCAGCGTCCGTCATATACCGGACGCGTCGCTCCCTCAgctttgaagcgcgcgctgtgaGCATGAACTTTTCAGCCGGCACCGAGTTTGAGAGCGGCAAAGCCCGCCTACAGGCTCTCGTCGTACGCAAGGTGCTGGGGATGAACGCTACGTTGGACACGATGGATTCGTACGGCCACGTGGTCAACTTGTTCATGTCCGTGTTGAACAGGCATGCAGAGCGCGTTGTGCGCTATCTTGTGGAAGATGTGCTGCGCACCGTCATGGCAGAGGTCATCCGCTCCGCGGACATCAGCGCCGACAGTCTGCTCAAAAGTTTCTTGCGCCCATAG